The DNA segment TTGCCGCACCGGCGAGACCGGGTGCCCGGCCCCTACCCCTTACTTGACAATCCCCGGGCGGAAACACCAAAGTGCCTGCCTGTAGCCGATCGATCGGGGAATGGTTGAGGCGAAGGCACAATGCCTTAACCTCTTTCGCGTAGGATCGGCCCCGGGCAGCTGGAAACGGCTGCATCAAGGCGCAACGGTTCAGGTGGGGGCTTCCTCGTGTCCACGAATATCCAGGTGCTGGTTGTCGACGATTACGCGACGATGCGGCGCATCATCAGGAACCTGCTCACCCAGATCGGCTTCACTCGCATCGAGGAAGCGGCCGATGGGGCGGAAGCACTGGCGAAGCTGCGCGGAGGCACCTTCGGTCTGGTCATCTCCGACTGGAACATGGAGCCGATGACCGGCCTGCAGCTCCTGAAGGAAGTGCGGGCGGACATCCGCCTGAAGGCCACGCCCTTCATCATGGTGACCGCGGAGTCGAAGACGGAAAACGTCGTTGCCGCCAAGGAAGCCGGCGTGAATAACTACATCGTGAAGCCGTTCAACGCCGACACCTTGAAGAAGAAGATCGAGAGCGTCATCGGCGCTCTGACCTGACGGACGGACCCGTCCGGAACGGTGCGGCCGTGAGCGACATCGTCGCCGATCTGACGGACCGGGAATATGAGCAGATCGAGGACGCTCTGCTCTCTTCCCGCCGCGGTCGCGCTTTCCTGCGGATGCGGGACCGGCGGCACCGAGTGGTCGCCGTCGACGATGTCCGCCGCCTGTTCCGTGAGACGCGGGACACGCCCCATATAGACCCGGCCAGCCACATCAAAATCCTGCGGCGCGAGTTGCAGGAACTGTCCGCCCATATCGCCGAGACCCGGCGTGAGGTCGCAGCGCTGAAGCCGGACGATCCTTCCGCCAACCGGATCATGGTTGCGACGGAGGAGCTGGATGCGATCCTCCAGGCTACTGAGCATGCCACGACGGAAATCCTGAACGGATCGGAGCGGATACAGTCCGTGGCCGACCGCCTGCGGAAGGATCAGCCGGAGCTGGCGTCGATTCTGGACAGGGAGGTCATGGAGATAATGACCGCCTGCAGCTTCCAGGACATCACCGGACAGCGCATGACCAAGGTGGTGAACGCCCTGCGCTATATCGAGCGCCGGGTGCATGCCATGATCCAGATCTGGGGCGGGCTGGAAGAGGAAGATCTTACCAACGACCCGTCGGATGAGCCAAAGGACACGCGGCCCGACGCCCACCTGCTGCACGGGCCTGCGCTGCGGGGCGGCATCAACCAGGATGCCGTTGACGCACTGCTGGCGGGAGCCGTCGCCGCGACGCGGAGCGTGGACGATCCGCTGGCGCAGAAGCCGCCGGCCCCCGTGCCCGACCGCCCCGCCGCGACCTTGGCCGACGGGGAAGCTGCGGAGCCGCTGTCCCAGTCGGCCGTGGACGACCTGTTCCCGTAAGCTGACCCGCCGACCAGCGCCTATGCGAGATAGCGCGCCTCGAGGTGGCGCTTAAAGACATCCGCGTCGAGGGGACGTCCGGTCGCCTGCACCAGAAGCTCCGTACCGGTGTAGCGACGCCCCTTCGCATGGATGGATTCGCCGAGCCAGCCCAGCAGGCCCGAGAGATCGCCGCGGGCGATGTCCCCGTCCAGGTCGGGCAACACCCTGCGCGCCATGTCGAAGAGCTGGGCCGCCATCATGGCACCGAGCGTATAGGTCGGGAAATAGCCCCAGAGCCCGCTGGGCCAATGGATGTCCTGCATACAGCCCATAGCATCGTTGGGCGGGGTCACTCCCAGCAGCTCCCGGAAGCCCTGGTTCCAGGCGTCCGGGAGGTCCCCAAGGTCGAGCCGTCCCTCCACCATCGCCTGCTCCAGCCGCCAGCGCAGGATCACATGCGCCGGATAGGTCATCTCGTCCGCATCCACGCGGATGAAGCTCCGCTCGACCTTGCGCATGCGCCGTAGGAGATTGTCCGCGGTCCAGGCCGGCCCGGACTTGCCATAGCCGGCCGCCAGGATGGGAGCTGCCCAGGCCAGGAAACCCGCATGCCGGCCCACCTGCATGTCCAGCATGAGGCTCTGGCTCTCATGCACGGCGAGCCCCCGCGCCTGCCCAACCGGCTGCGACAGCCACCGGGCCGGACGTCCCATCTCGTACATGGCGTGCCCGGTCTCATGCAGACTGGACTTGAAGGCCTTGAACCAGTCGTCCGGGTCCAGGCGGGTAGTGATGCGGACGTCCCCGGTCGCCCCGCCGAAGAAGGCGTGCAGGGACCGGTCCAGCCGGCCGGTGAATCCGATGCGCGCCGCGATGTCGGCGGCCAGTTGCCGCTGGACCTCCAGATCGAAAGGCCCCTCCATCGGGAGGGCCTCCGGCTCATTGGCCTGCCGCGCCTCCACCTTCTCCAGAAAGCCGGGAAGCCAGGCGGCATAGCTCTCGAACACGCCGGCGAAGTCCGCGACCCGACTACCGGGCTCATAGCTGTCGTGCAGCGCATCGTAAAGGCCGCAGCCCAGCACGCCGGCCTTCAGTTCCGCCTCTTCCCGCTGCCGGGCCAGAACCACGCGGAGGGCGGGCAGGAGTGCCGCAAAGTCGTTATTGCGCTTGGCATCGCGCCAGATGATCGCCGCCCTGGAGCTGGCGCGGGCGCTGGCCTCCACCAGCTCGGACGGCAGACAGACGGCGAGCGCTTGCATCCGCCGCATCTCCCGCAGATTGGCAAGCTGCCAGTCATCCAGCTCGCCAGCCCGCGACTCGGCCTCGTTCAGCCAGTCCGCCAGCCGCGGCTCCGCTAGCATCGCGTGCAGCACCCCTTCCAGCGCTGCCACCTGCTCCGCCCGGGCCGGGCTGGCCGCCTCCGGCATCATCGTGCGGGTGTCCCAGTTCAGTATCCCGAGCGCCCCCTGAAGCGCGGAGCGGCGGGCAAAGTGGGCTTCCAGGCGGGCGTAGGCGGAACTCATTTCAGCGGCAATCTCCGGAAACTTGCGGCGATCCAGACGCCAACCAGGGTAAGGGCCAGGCCGTACCAGGTGATGACGTAGGAGAGATGATTGTTGGGCAGATTGACCACCGTGCGGCCGCCCAAGGGCCAGCCGCCGGGGTTCGGCGTATTGTCCGCCTGAACAACGACAGGAGCGAGTTCCTGGACCTCGGCTGCGACGGCCATGGCGGGCAGGTCGGTCCAGAACCAGAAATTCTCAGCGGGGCGGTTCTCGGGCTGAAGCCAGTTCGGGCTGTCGGGCGTGCGGGCGATTCCCCGGATGGTCACCTCGCCGGGCACCTGCCCCTCCGCCCGCCGGACGGCATCGCGCAGGTCATCCGGTACGAACCCGCGGTCCACCAGGACCGTCCCCTGCCCGTCGCTGCGCCGTAGTGGGGTCAGCACATGCACGCCGGTGCGGTTCGTGCCGTTCGGCTGCTGCATGGTGCGCGGGCCGAGATGGAGTTCGCGGTCATGCAGGAAGGTGCCCGTAACGCTGACCGGCCGGTAGTCCCAGGCTTCGGGATCGTCGATGGAGGGCGGCAGCGGCACAGGATCGGCGTCGAGCCGCGTCTCGATCCGGTTGATCAGCGCGGTTTTCCACTCCAGCCTCTGCCACTGCCAGGTGCCGAGCGTGATCAGCGCCGCGAGCGTAACCAAGCTGGCAAGCGTCATCCAGAGACTTGGGCGGAATCGGCGGGGACCGAGATGGTCGGCTCCGTCGGGAGCGCTCATGGCATCAGCCTTGCCCGCCCGGCGCTTCGTCCGGGGCGCGATCGAACTCGTCGCGGCGGTAGCGATACTGGAGCGCCAGGGTCATGCCCTTGGCAGGGCGGAGCATGCCGAGTGCTGTGCCGAGGATCACCACGGACCAGATGATGGCATGGAGCCAGAGCGGCCAGTCCACCCGCATGGCCACCATCAGCGCCAGCGGAACGATGGTGAAGCCGAGAATGAAAATGAGGAAGACAGCCGGACCGTCGCCGCTGTCGTTCCGGGCCAGTTCCAGGCCGCAGACCTCGCATAGGTCCACGACGTCCAGATAACCCTTGAAGAGTCTCCCCTCCCCGCAACGCGGGCAGCGACACCGCAGGCCCGCGCGCAGGTAGGGGAGGACATCGTCACTGTGGGTCGATTGCGACACCACGGTCTCGCTTGGTTTCAGCAGGATCAGTGCGCGGCCGGCCAGGCGCCGCCGCCGCCCCACCAGTAGATGGAGACGAACAGGAACAGCCAGACCACGTCGACGAAGTGCCAGTACCACGCCGCCGCCTCGAAGCCGAAATGGCTGGTCGGGGTGAAGTGGCCGCGCGCCGTGCGGTACCAGCAGACCGCCAGGAAGATCGTCCCGATGATCACATGGGCGCCGTGGAAACCCGTCGCCATGTAGAAGGCGGACGAATAGACGTTCTGGTTGAAGGCGAAAGTGGCGTGGCCGTACTCGTAGATCTGGAAGCCGGAGAACAGCACGCCGAGGGCGACCGTCAGGCCGAGGGCCTTGGAGGCGGCCTTCATGTTGCCTTCCACGATCTCATGGTGGGCCCAGGTCACCGTGCAGCCCGACAGCAGCAGGATGACGGTCATCATCAGCGGCAGGTCGAACGGGTTCATCGGGACGGTGCCGGCCGGGGGCCAGACACCGCCGGTCGCCTCGATACGGGCCGTCTGAATCGGCTCGTTGTAGAAGAGGCTGGCGTCGAAGAAGGCCCAGAAGAAGGCCGCGAAGAACATCACTTCCGACGCGATGAACAGCACCATGCCGTAGCGGAGGCCGATCTTGACGATCGGGCTGTGGGCCTTCTGGACCACGCTCTCCCGCACCACGTCGCGCCACCAGCCGAACATGCAGGCCAGCACGGCGACGAAGCCGGCGGCCAGCAGGTACCAGCCCATGTCGTGGAACTGCAGCACCGCACCAGTGGCCAGGAGGCCGGCGGCGAAGCTGCTGAGCAGCGGCCACGGGCTGGGGTCTACCAGGTGGTAGGGCTGCTTGATGCCCTCGTTCTGCGCCTGTACGTCAGCCATCTCTCTCTATCCCTCGGCTCGCCCGGCTTCCCGATCGGTCCCGATCCTCCCGCTGTATGGAGGTCGGGGCGGGCCCGGTGTCTTTCAGTTCAAACGCTCCGCCGGAGTGCCCGCGACGGCCGGAGGGGCCGCCTGGGCGCTCTCTTGGTAATCCCTGGCGCCCTCGCCGTCCATAGCCTGATGGGCCAGCGTCTGATCGGGCGCCTTGTAGAAGGTGTAGGACAGGGTGATGGTGGTCACATCGTCCATATGCGGGTCCTCGGCGATCGCCGGGTCCACGAAGAAGTAGACCGGCATGTCCACCGACTGCCCAGGTTCCAGCATCTGCTCGGTGAAGCAGAAGCACTGGATCTTGTTAAAATAGATCCCAGCCTTCTCCGGCGTGACGTTGTACGTCGCCGTCCCGACCAGAGCCGCATCCGTGTTGTTGCGGGCGTGGTAGCTGGTCAATGCCGGCTCGCCCACGCGCACGTCCATGGTGTTCGCCTCCGGTCGGAAGCTCCACTTCAGGTCCCGGTTCACGTCCGCATTGAAGCGGATGGTGATCTTGCGGTCCAGCACCGGACCGGCGATGCCGTCCGCCACCTGCGGCGTCCCGGCAAAGCCCGTCACACGGCAGAACAGATCGTACAACGGTACGGCCGCGAAGGTCAGGCCGGTCATGCCGGCCACGATCCCGCCCAGCACCACGGCAACGCGGGCGTTGCTGCGACCGCCATGTCTCTGCTGCCGGGTCATGGCGTGATGCCTCCCCCCGACATGCGGACCATCGCGATCACATAGATCAGCCCCACCAGGAACAGCAGCACCGCCAGCACCGCGAGGTTCTTGCCCCGCTGACGCTTGTGCAACTCGCTCCTGGGATTGCCGCGGCTTGGCTGCTTGTCCTCATCCATGGTTCCCTCCCGCTCAGCCGAGCACCAGCCGTTCGCCCACCATCAGGGCGAACAGCAGGAACAGGTAGAGGATGGAAAAAGCGAACATCTGTTTGGCGGGCTTGTAGTCCCCCTCCTCCGCGCGCAGCACGCGCACGGCGGACAGAAGGAATAGGCCGCCCAGCACCGCGGCGCCGATGGCATAGGCCACTCCGGACACGCCGAGCACGTAGGGCGTTAGCGCCAGCGGGAACAGCAGGACCGTATAGGCCAGCATCTGCCGCTTGGTCTCGCGCTCGCCAGCCACGACGGGAAGCATCGGCACGCCGGCGTCGCTGTAATCGATCCTGCGGAACAGGGCCAGCGCCCAGAAGTGAGGCGGCGTCCAGAAGAAGACCAGGGCAAACAGCACCACGCTGGCGAGGCTGATGTCGCCGGTGACGGCCGCCCAGCCGATCATCGGCGGGAACGCGCCGGCAGCACCGCCGATGACGATGTTCTGCGGCGTGCTGCGCTTCAGCCACATGGTGTAGACGAAAATGTAGAAGGCGCTGGCGAAGGCCAGCAGCCCGGCCGCGACCCAGTTCACGGCGAGACCCATCAGGATCACCGGCGCTACGGACAGCACCACGCCGAAGGCGAGCGCCTCGTCCGGATCGACCTTGCCGGCGGGAATGGGCCGCTTCTGGGTGCGGGTCATGATCGCGTCGATGTCGCGGTCGTACCACATGTTGACGGCACCGGCAGCACCTGCGCTGACGGCGATGCAGAGGATCGCCACCGCGGCAAGGACCGGGTGCAAATGGCCGGGGGCCAGCATCAGGCCGGCGAACCCGGAGAACACCACCAGCGACATGACGCGCGGCTTCAGCAGGGCGATGAAGTCGCCCACGCCAGCCGTCGCCTGCTCGTAACCGCCAAGTGCGGCGCCGGTGCGTGTATCGAGTGCGGTATCGCTCATCCCGCTTGTCTTTCGTCCCTACGACCCCTGCGGCCCGTCGGATCGGGCCGGCCTGTCATCACATACCGGCTGGACGGCGGTTATGGCCCGCCTTTGCACCAGCCGCTCCCGTCGCCGGGCTTTGCGGTCTGCCGGGTGGCAAGACCGCGCGGGACGGTGCATCCCGCGCGGCCTTCCCCTCATGAACCGCCTCAGTGCGGGGCCGGACGACACGTCCCTGCCCCAGGCCGCCGGAAGGCGGCGGACCCTCAAAAGACCGGCGGGACGGCAGGTCGACCCCGCCGTCCCGCCGCCGCATCACTTGATGCGCGGCAGCGTCTCGAACTGGTGGAACGGCGGCGGGGAGGACAGCGTCCACTCCAGCGTGGTTCCACCGGTCTTCCAGTAGTCGCCCTCAACCCGGCGGCCGGCCACCAGGGTGTAGATCGCCATCACGCAGAAGAAGAGCGTGGAGGCGAAGGCGATGTAAGCGCCGAAGGAGGAGATCATGTTCCAGCCGGCATAGGCGTCCGGATAGTCCGGGATACGGCGCGGCATGCCGGCC comes from the Indioceanicola profundi genome and includes:
- a CDS encoding cytochrome c oxidase subunit 3, which encodes MADVQAQNEGIKQPYHLVDPSPWPLLSSFAAGLLATGAVLQFHDMGWYLLAAGFVAVLACMFGWWRDVVRESVVQKAHSPIVKIGLRYGMVLFIASEVMFFAAFFWAFFDASLFYNEPIQTARIEATGGVWPPAGTVPMNPFDLPLMMTVILLLSGCTVTWAHHEIVEGNMKAASKALGLTVALGVLFSGFQIYEYGHATFAFNQNVYSSAFYMATGFHGAHVIIGTIFLAVCWYRTARGHFTPTSHFGFEAAAWYWHFVDVVWLFLFVSIYWWGGGGAWPAAH
- a CDS encoding SURF1 family protein, with amino-acid sequence MSAPDGADHLGPRRFRPSLWMTLASLVTLAALITLGTWQWQRLEWKTALINRIETRLDADPVPLPPSIDDPEAWDYRPVSVTGTFLHDRELHLGPRTMQQPNGTNRTGVHVLTPLRRSDGQGTVLVDRGFVPDDLRDAVRRAEGQVPGEVTIRGIARTPDSPNWLQPENRPAENFWFWTDLPAMAVAAEVQELAPVVVQADNTPNPGGWPLGGRTVVNLPNNHLSYVITWYGLALTLVGVWIAASFRRLPLK
- a CDS encoding cytochrome c oxidase assembly protein translates to MTRQQRHGGRSNARVAVVLGGIVAGMTGLTFAAVPLYDLFCRVTGFAGTPQVADGIAGPVLDRKITIRFNADVNRDLKWSFRPEANTMDVRVGEPALTSYHARNNTDAALVGTATYNVTPEKAGIYFNKIQCFCFTEQMLEPGQSVDMPVYFFVDPAIAEDPHMDDVTTITLSYTFYKAPDQTLAHQAMDGEGARDYQESAQAAPPAVAGTPAERLN
- a CDS encoding response regulator; translated protein: MRRIIRNLLTQIGFTRIEEAADGAEALAKLRGGTFGLVISDWNMEPMTGLQLLKEVRADIRLKATPFIMVTAESKTENVVAAKEAGVNNYIVKPFNADTLKKKIESVIGALT
- a CDS encoding carboxypeptidase M32, with the translated sequence MSSAYARLEAHFARRSALQGALGILNWDTRTMMPEAASPARAEQVAALEGVLHAMLAEPRLADWLNEAESRAGELDDWQLANLREMRRMQALAVCLPSELVEASARASSRAAIIWRDAKRNNDFAALLPALRVVLARQREEAELKAGVLGCGLYDALHDSYEPGSRVADFAGVFESYAAWLPGFLEKVEARQANEPEALPMEGPFDLEVQRQLAADIAARIGFTGRLDRSLHAFFGGATGDVRITTRLDPDDWFKAFKSSLHETGHAMYEMGRPARWLSQPVGQARGLAVHESQSLMLDMQVGRHAGFLAWAAPILAAGYGKSGPAWTADNLLRRMRKVERSFIRVDADEMTYPAHVILRWRLEQAMVEGRLDLGDLPDAWNQGFRELLGVTPPNDAMGCMQDIHWPSGLWGYFPTYTLGAMMAAQLFDMARRVLPDLDGDIARGDLSGLLGWLGESIHAKGRRYTGTELLVQATGRPLDADVFKRHLEARYLA
- a CDS encoding DUF983 domain-containing protein, which translates into the protein MSQSTHSDDVLPYLRAGLRCRCPRCGEGRLFKGYLDVVDLCEVCGLELARNDSGDGPAVFLIFILGFTIVPLALMVAMRVDWPLWLHAIIWSVVILGTALGMLRPAKGMTLALQYRYRRDEFDRAPDEAPGGQG
- a CDS encoding protein phosphatase CheZ; translation: MSDIVADLTDREYEQIEDALLSSRRGRAFLRMRDRRHRVVAVDDVRRLFRETRDTPHIDPASHIKILRRELQELSAHIAETRREVAALKPDDPSANRIMVATEELDAILQATEHATTEILNGSERIQSVADRLRKDQPELASILDREVMEIMTACSFQDITGQRMTKVVNALRYIERRVHAMIQIWGGLEEEDLTNDPSDEPKDTRPDAHLLHGPALRGGINQDAVDALLAGAVAATRSVDDPLAQKPPAPVPDRPAATLADGEAAEPLSQSAVDDLFP
- the cyoE gene encoding heme o synthase → MSDTALDTRTGAALGGYEQATAGVGDFIALLKPRVMSLVVFSGFAGLMLAPGHLHPVLAAVAILCIAVSAGAAGAVNMWYDRDIDAIMTRTQKRPIPAGKVDPDEALAFGVVLSVAPVILMGLAVNWVAAGLLAFASAFYIFVYTMWLKRSTPQNIVIGGAAGAFPPMIGWAAVTGDISLASVVLFALVFFWTPPHFWALALFRRIDYSDAGVPMLPVVAGERETKRQMLAYTVLLFPLALTPYVLGVSGVAYAIGAAVLGGLFLLSAVRVLRAEEGDYKPAKQMFAFSILYLFLLFALMVGERLVLG